A single window of Nocardioides kongjuensis DNA harbors:
- a CDS encoding DUF1214 domain-containing protein, with amino-acid sequence MTDLSQAFHELVDEVKGVERRFLDADPALPEADVLDGYRFAFSLLKVALEAYVWADTDRPRFVDVITPSMKWGGDNSDAFYQLTALDPGRTYRVRGHRADAVYLSLTVYGGPDDGRYSDRIIATVNDRDLDIAPDGSFELVLSATPHEGNWIELAPDAVFALTRDYLVDPVQGVRSTWEIEADDPPARRTDSAEDLARRLRAARTWVAEQAAMVPVRVGPPNEVGEPYPVPTTTFGWAAGDASYAFGAYDLAAGEALVIEGSSPECAFWNMCLWTPYLHTYDHRYEQVTINGGQTTHEPDGSWRIVVSATDPGHPNWVSTAGRGSGLIWFRWFLPERTPDRPVCRVVPVAEVAEAVR; translated from the coding sequence ATGACCGACCTGTCCCAGGCCTTCCACGAGCTCGTCGACGAGGTGAAGGGGGTCGAGCGGCGCTTCCTCGACGCCGACCCCGCCCTGCCCGAGGCCGACGTCCTCGACGGCTACCGGTTCGCGTTCAGCCTGCTCAAGGTCGCGCTCGAGGCCTACGTCTGGGCCGACACCGACCGCCCGCGGTTCGTCGACGTGATCACCCCGTCGATGAAGTGGGGCGGCGACAACTCCGACGCGTTCTACCAGCTCACCGCGCTCGACCCCGGGCGGACCTACCGGGTCCGCGGGCACCGCGCCGACGCCGTCTACCTCTCGCTCACCGTGTACGGCGGCCCCGACGACGGCCGCTACAGCGACCGGATCATCGCCACCGTCAACGACCGCGACCTCGACATCGCCCCGGACGGCAGCTTCGAGCTGGTCCTGAGCGCCACACCGCACGAGGGCAACTGGATCGAGCTCGCGCCGGACGCGGTCTTCGCGCTGACCCGCGACTACCTCGTCGACCCGGTGCAGGGCGTCCGGTCGACCTGGGAGATCGAGGCCGACGACCCGCCGGCCCGTCGTACCGACAGCGCCGAGGACCTCGCCCGGCGGCTCCGCGCTGCCCGCACCTGGGTCGCCGAGCAGGCCGCCATGGTGCCGGTCCGGGTGGGTCCGCCCAACGAGGTGGGGGAGCCGTACCCGGTGCCGACGACCACCTTCGGCTGGGCGGCCGGCGACGCGTCGTACGCGTTCGGGGCCTACGACCTCGCCGCGGGCGAGGCGCTGGTGATCGAGGGCAGCTCGCCGGAGTGCGCCTTCTGGAACATGTGTCTGTGGACGCCCTACCTGCACACCTACGACCACCGCTACGAGCAGGTCACCATCAACGGCGGCCAGACGACCCACGAGCCGGACGGGTCCTGGCGGATCGTCGTCTCGGCCACCGACCCGGGGCACCCCAACTGGGTCTCGACGGCCGGCCGCGGCTCCGGCCTGATCTGGTTCCGCTGGTTCCTGCCCGAGCGCACGCCCGACCGCCCGGTGTGCCGCGTCGTCCCGGTCGCCGAGGTCGCCGAGGCGGTCCGGTGA